GAACTCAAGTTTTCTTTAACAGCtttattgaaattcaagCGAACGTTACCATCTTCATAGTAATGAATATCCAAGGAGACTTCTCCACTTATTGACGTGTTCGAAATAGTGTAGATCGATTTCCATTGACCAGTAAAGAAGTTTTCGTGGTTCAAACGTTGTCCAATAATGATAATTTCCACCTCATCTGAGCTCTTTGGAACAACCGTGAAAACAAATGTAGAAGGGTAGTGATCTTCACCATACTGACCTAACTTCTCAACCAAATCGTTATAGTATTCCGGATACTCTACAAGCGGTGAAAATGGTTCAAAGTCAATTGCTCTTTGCGTATTGATATCGAtgttgaatttctttttgctAATAAAATCGATATACTTCGATGAGCTGGAGTCTTTATTGTGTTTGGACGCGATGTatgcagaagaaaagaccGCTGCTTTCTCATTaacaaattcttcaatcgAATCAACCACCGTCGAGGAATTACTACCTGATAACAAGATGGACAAATCCTTACTTACGTAAGGCAATTCTGTTGGTGCTGCGGATTCAACCAATGAGTTGACAAGAGAGTCTAATTTAATAGCTGATGACATTGGATATACGACTGATGGACGAATGTAGGCTTTTCAATGGCTTGGTATGATCTGTGTAAGGAGCAATTCTCTATCTCAAGTTTGGTTCCATTTAATCCATGTCGTGTAAAGGTGTAAATTAAGTGAAGTGCATACAAACAGGCTAAAGGGGATACAGTTTTACTAATTGCATTTTAGCTATTTCCAATGAGTAATAAAGTACACTTTTAGTAGGTTTTGATGTTGCCATTGACATGAGTATAGGTACGAAAACCCAACCTTTTTGAAATAGCACCGATATATAAAAATTGTAAATTGTACGTAGGTTCTCTACGAAATCATAGCTGCAAAATATAGTATTAATGCGATTTTAACTTCCACGTACTACATATACAACTAGGAGAGCAAGAAAGCACCAGCGCCTTCATTAATAGCTTGAAGCAATCTTTTCCTCATGAGGTCTTCTGATGAATAATTCGGGAGCTTGAGGTAATTTGCACAAGTCATCACACTCGGTAAGTAATCATCATCCTTCAAGCCTTCTTCAGCATGCTTTCTAACAACCGTGAGCTCCGGTCTAAGAGCCTTGAAGCCGCCAATAGGCAATTTTGGTGCTCCAGTAAGGAATTGTAAGAATGCTCTGcgttcttcttcgttaAATTGCACGAGTATTGTTATTAGCGATTTGATAGCATCAGATTCCTTTGTAAACCCGTGATTTGCATACACAGCTGAAGTAATAGTATCAATTGaccaatcttcttctgctccaCCAAACAAACCAGCCAATTCCTCTGACGAGAATATTATTAACGTATTTACAGGGAATACGTTTGAAAATCCGTCCATAAATGATTTGGCTTGATGCACAATTCCAGTGAAAAGGGTAGACTCCAAAATTCTATTGATATACAACTCAAGATTTGTTGCAGTAACTTGTATCTCGCTACCACCAGCAATCAATTCAAACTCAGGGTACCCAGGCAATTCAAAGTAAAGTGATAAGTCCTTAATGGTAGAGCCATCAATCACGATGGAATCGCGTTCTATCTCTCCAACTTGTGGAAATTGTTTCACATACTTAAGCAAATGTTCAACTGAATCAGCCAAGGCTGGATCAACCATTCTCAAACTAGAAATAtttgtcattttctttaaGTTCCTGTGATTTATCCTCTGTACGCCGTGGAGGTTGAAGTACTGcaccaatttcaagaaaactGGATTAAAGTTAAAATCCACGATTCTAGAATCTAGCAACGCTCTAGCGACAAATTTTCCCAATGacgagaagaaagacaatACCTTTCTACCATTTTCAGTAGAAATCTGGTGTTTGTCCAATGGGGAAGGGAATAAACCTAAGGCATTTGAAACATATGCctcatcatcaacttccaGTGGGTCATTATCTCTCCATagcttcaatttcttcttcgagaACTCTTTGGAGACAGTTGCGTAGAATTCCAATGTTGGCCCCAAACCTGATCCTACCTCGTcgaaatattcaatttccaAAATTCTGGGGGTGGAGCCATAAAGACCGAGAACTTTAATTGCGCTCTGAAGTATAAATTTTCTAGATATTCTCACCTTGTGTCTGGTTGGA
This window of the Scheffersomyces stipitis CBS 6054 chromosome 6, complete sequence genome carries:
- a CDS encoding predicted protein (go_component F-actin capping protein complex~go_function actin binding~go_process actin cytoskeleton organization and biogenesis), encoding MSSAIKLDSLVNSLVESAAPTELPYVSKDLSILLSGSNSSTVVDSIEEFVNEKAAVFSSAYIASKHNKDSSSSKYIDFISKKKFNIDINTQRAIDFEPFSPLVEYPEYYNDLVEKLGQYGEDHYPSTFVFTVVPKSSDEVEIIIIGQRLNHENFFTGQWKSIYTISNTSISGEVSLDIHYYEDGNVRLNFNKAVKENLSSANASAIINAINDLENKITMQIVENFNDLNQKYFKNLRRLLPVTRSKINWGSAIGNYRLGSDVVHKK